The following proteins come from a genomic window of Chiroxiphia lanceolata isolate bChiLan1 chromosome 16, bChiLan1.pri, whole genome shotgun sequence:
- the LOC116794824 gene encoding mitochondrial import inner membrane translocase subunit TIM16-like isoform X3, whose translation MAKYLAQIILVGAQVVGRAFMRALRQEFAASRAAADARGRSERPQSAAASRIIGISLQEAQQILNVSSLNPEEIQKNYDHLFKVNDKSVGGSFYLQSKVVRAKERLDEELRIQAKGDKEKERKAET comes from the exons ATG GCCAAGTACCTGGCACAGATCATCCTGGTGGGGGCCCAGGTGGTGGGACGGGCCTTCATGCGGGCGCTGCGCCAGGAGTTCGCAG CGAGCCGGGCAGCAGCCGATGCACGAGGACGCTCCGAGAGGCCCCAGTCTGCTGCCGCCTCCAGGATCATCGGCATCAGCCTCCAGGAAGCTCAGCAGATCCTCAACGTCTCCAGCCTCAACCCTGAGGAGATTCAGAAG AACTACGACCACTTGTTCAAGGTGAACGACAAGTCTGTGGGAGGCTCCTTCTACCTGCAGTCCAAG GTGGTGAGAGCCAAGGAGCGGCTGGACGAGGAGCTCCGCATCCAGGCCAAGGGCGACAAGGAGAAGGAGCGGAAAGCTGAGACGTGA